One Carassius gibelio isolate Cgi1373 ecotype wild population from Czech Republic chromosome B18, carGib1.2-hapl.c, whole genome shotgun sequence DNA segment encodes these proteins:
- the LOC127977796 gene encoding leucine-rich repeat and fibronectin type III domain-containing protein 1-like protein: MDMMKDLRMLGRPLRGSAPMEQLLLCLALFYMPSYAMLCPKRCTCQNLLPSYTVLCAKTGLLFVPPNIDRQTAELRLMDNFITTLRHQDFANMSSLIHLTLSRNTISEIRPYAFADLQDLHALHLDANRLTVLDDTHLQGLVNLRHLILASNQLHSISEGAFQDFLETLEDLDLSYNNLVDLPWDTIAMLASVNTLSLDHNLIEFVPEGIFSNLHKIARLDMTSNKLKKIPPDPLFLRIPVYAKMKGSPLTALVLSFGGNPLHCNCELVWLRRLTREDDLETCASPRDLAGKYFWTIREEEFVCEPPMITRHTSKMFVMEGQEVSLRCRSVGDPEPTVHWVSPDGKLIGNTSRTACYENGSLDILTATVKDSGVFTCIASNAAGEATAPVELVVNPSPHYDPKLEPEPGPSDMPTSIKSNSSSSGGQPRADQRVSVSEITSSSAMIRWPPQSQIPGVRMYQIQYNSSTDDILIYRMIPASHKLFLLSDLASSRDYELCVLAVYDDGITALTATRLVGCVSFSTEREFRHCRSIHDQFLGGTMIIVIGGIIVASVLVFIFILLMKYKLHSQHYKQKAARVSNVCSQTNGGQQGAASGPPPRSSSGSSSKPSVPLGSDRQEGSHGMEGGYGALKGTTVVDLNPEYGKSFKEDDSISQ; the protein is encoded by the exons GAGCGCACCCATGGAGCAACTGCTGCTGTGCCTGGCTCTGTTCTACATGCCGTCCTACGCCATGCTGTGCCCCAAACGCTGCACCTGCCAGAACCTGCTGCCCTCTTACACCGTGCTGTGCGCCAAAACTGGCCTGCTCTTCGTGCCGCCTAATATCGACCGGCAGACCGCTGAGCTGCGACTGATGGACAACTTCATCACCACCCTGCGCCACCAAGACTTCGCTAACATGAGCAGCCTCATACACCTCACGCTCTCTCGCAACACCATCAGTGAGATCCGACCGTATGCCTTCGCCGACCTGCAGGATCTGCACGCGCTGCATCTGGACGCCAACCGGCTCACCGTTCTGGACGACACACACCTGCAGGGGTTGGTCAATCTGCGCCACCTCATCCTCGCCAGCAACCAGCTTCATAGCATCTCTGAAGGAGCCTTCCAAGACTTCCTAGAAACTCTCGAGGACCTCGACCTTTCTTACAACAACCTGGTAGACTTGCCATGGGACACAATAGCCATGTTAGCCAGCGTCAACACCCTCAGTTTGGATCACAATCTAATTGAATTTGTTCCTGAAGGGATATTTTCCAATCTTCATAAAATCGCCCGACTTGATATGACATCCAACAAGCTGAAGAAGATCCCCCCAGATCCTCTGTTCCTACGAATCCCAGTCTACGCCAAAATGAAAGGCTCGCCACTGACCGCATTGGTCCTCAGTTTCGGTGGGAACCCGTTGCATTGTAATTGCGAGCTGGTTTGGTTGCGCCGCCTGACGCGGGAGGACGATTTGGAGACGTGCGCGTCCCCGCGAGACTTGGCCGGCAAGTACTTCTGGACGATTCGCGAGGAAGAGTTCGTCTGCGAGCCGCCTATGATCACGCGACACACTTCCAAAATGTTCGTAATGGAGGGTCAAGAGGTTAGTTTGCGATGCCGCTCCGTGGGAGACCCAGAGCCGACCGTCCACTGGGTCAGTCCGGATGGGAAGCTAATTGGAAACACCTCACGCACCGCATGCTACGAGAACGGCTCTTTGGATATCTTGACAGCCACGGTGAAGGACTCTGGCGTGTTCACTTGCATAGCCTCGAATGCGGCCGGCGAAGCCACTGCTCCTGTGGAATTAGTTGTGAATCCTTCGCCGCATTACGACCCCAAACTGGAGCCGGAGCCGGGGCCCTCGGACATGCCAACTTCTATAAAGTCCAACAGCAGTAGTAGCGGCGGCCAGCCTCGAGCTGATCAGCGGGTCAGCGTCTCCGAAATAACGTCAAGCTCTGCGATGATCCGCTGGCCTCCGCAAAGCCAAATCCCTGGAGTCCGCATGTACCAGATCCAGTACAACAGCTCCACTGACGACATCCTCATATACAG aatgaTTCCCGCCTCCCATAAGTTGTTTCTCCTGAGCGATCTGGCTTCATCGCGAGACTACGAGCTCTGTGTCCTGGCCGTCTACGATGACGGCATCACGGCTCTGACCGCGACGCGACTGGTGGGCTGCGTCTCCTTCTCCACGGAGCGAGAGTTTCGTCACTGCCGCTCCATCCACGACCAGTTCCTCGGCGGCACCATGATCATCGTCATCGGCGGGATCATCGTGGCGTCGGTCCTCGTCTTCATCTTCATCCTGCTGATGAAGTACAAGCTTCACAGCCAGCACTACAAGCAGAAGGCAGCTCGCGTCAGTAACGTTTGTTCTCAGACCAACGGGGGCCAGCAGGGGGCAGCATCTGGTCCTCCGCCGCGCTCGTCCTCGGGGTCCTCCAGCAAGCCCTCGGTCCCGCTCGGCTCCGACAGACAAGAAGGGTCCCACGGCATGGAGGGGGGTTACGGAGCGCTTAAAGGGACCACGGTGGTGGACTTGAACCCAGAATATGGGAAATCGTTCAAAGAGGACGACTCCATATCGCAATAA